In Schistocerca piceifrons isolate TAMUIC-IGC-003096 chromosome 9, iqSchPice1.1, whole genome shotgun sequence, the following proteins share a genomic window:
- the LOC124716809 gene encoding uncharacterized protein LOC124716809 produces MKKDEGCGGEVEEPKMWTQSHHLSWRESGQNPLKLNIRILSFFGQWPLSDSWLYRAYTVLSLVSIAVSLAMRVVGTCLLEGLEEVTSALTAFLPMVTGLTKALLLLCYQPDFNRLVHRLDALILEQGGSWGQMKSVPVFEEAHRRTLVMTVLVNLYFGVVSVYWPMVPLLEDSETRRLPFVQLPWLKAPDAVHYWFVFFLQTYTTEAAGLITINVELYF; encoded by the coding sequence ATGAAGAAAGATGAAGGATGTGGTGGTGAAGTGGAGGAACCGAAGATGTGGACACAATCTCATCACCTGTCGTGGCGAGAGAGTGGTCAGAATCCTCTCAAGCTGAACATCCGCATCCTGAGCTTCTTTGGACAGTGGCCCTTGAGCGACTCCTGGCTGTACCGAGCCTACACCGTTCTCAGCTTGGTGTCCATAGCGGTCTCGTTGGCCATGCGCGTCGTGGGCACGTGCCTCCTGGAGGGCTTGGAAGAAGTCACCTCCGCCCTGACGGCATTCCTACCGATGGTCACCGGCTTGACGAAGGCGCTGCTCCTCCTGTGCTACCAGCCAGACTTCAACCGGCTCGTGCATCGCCTCGACGCTTTGATCCTGGAACAGGGAGGGTCCTGGGGTCAGATGAAGTCTGTACCTGTCTTCGAGGAGGCCCACAGGCGGACACTGGTGATGACAGTACTGGTGAACCTCTACTTTGGGGTGGTGAGCGTCTACTGGCCGATGGTGCCGCTACTGGAGGACTCTGAGACCAGGCGACTGCCCTTCGTTCAGCTTCCTTGGTTGAAGGCTCCGGACGCCGTTCACTACTGGTTTGTGTTCTTCCTGCAGACCTACACGACGGAAGCCGCTGGCCTCATCACGATCAACGTCGAGCTGTACTTTTAA